In one Nitrososphaera viennensis EN76 genomic region, the following are encoded:
- a CDS encoding CDC48 family AAA ATPase, producing the protein MKKAKAGSDESPQVQLRVAEAKHRDVGKCRARLDPHYMEQIGVQPGEVIEIIGKRATAVTAWPADDEEQETDIIRIDGQTRKNASVGLNDLLNVRKAESKAAKSITLMPIGDSNITVDKEFCEFVKGRLKGFPVSEGDEISVVILGNSMDFKVQKVSPKAIVRVERPTKLVIMAETAQDRKPRVTYEEIGGMKEQIKRLREIVELPMRHPEVFARLGIEPHSGILMYGPPGTGKTLIAKALASESEANFFIINGPEIMNKYYGETEARLRDIFKEAKESSPSIIFIDEIDAIAPKREEAFGDVEKRVVAQLLALMDGMQERGQVIVLGATNRPESLDPALRRPGRFDREIEIGVPNAEGRLEILQIHTRGMPLDDDIDLQELASELHGYTGADIKALCREAAMKALRRYLPEIDLEGDKISPEVLEQMVITTKDFRDGIKEIVPTAMREFYVEVARVKWTEVGGLYDAKRVLHDNLITSIKEPESFSKMGIKPPKGALLYGPSGTGKTLIAKALATESNANIIIVRGPEVLSKWVGESEKAIREIFRKAKTSSPCIVVFDELDSLARPRGQSEDGAGNERVVSQILTEMDDAGNSGVIIVGITNRPDLIDPSLLRPGRLDLIVYIGQPDEKARFEILKIITQPMPLENDVDLASIAQTTRNFSGADLFALCREAAVSAMQRKSPTISNADFAQALRAARPSITKEVEEWYESMKKSLTYAMPKPIDKSFYG; encoded by the coding sequence TTGAAGAAGGCCAAGGCAGGTAGCGATGAATCTCCACAGGTACAGCTGCGAGTGGCCGAGGCCAAGCACCGCGACGTGGGCAAGTGCAGGGCTCGGCTGGATCCGCACTACATGGAGCAGATTGGCGTCCAGCCCGGAGAGGTCATAGAGATTATCGGCAAGCGCGCGACCGCCGTCACCGCGTGGCCTGCAGACGACGAGGAGCAGGAAACTGACATCATCCGCATCGATGGGCAGACGAGGAAAAACGCAAGCGTCGGCCTGAACGACCTCTTGAACGTGAGAAAGGCGGAGAGCAAGGCGGCAAAGAGCATAACGCTGATGCCGATAGGCGACAGCAACATTACGGTAGACAAGGAATTCTGCGAGTTTGTAAAGGGCCGGCTCAAGGGCTTTCCTGTGAGCGAAGGCGACGAGATTTCAGTCGTCATCCTCGGCAACTCTATGGACTTTAAGGTCCAGAAGGTGTCTCCAAAGGCAATCGTCCGTGTCGAGCGCCCGACAAAGCTTGTGATAATGGCCGAGACTGCGCAGGACCGCAAGCCCCGCGTCACCTACGAGGAAATCGGCGGCATGAAGGAGCAGATAAAGCGCCTGCGTGAGATTGTTGAACTGCCGATGCGCCACCCTGAGGTCTTTGCCCGGCTCGGCATAGAACCGCACAGCGGCATCCTCATGTACGGGCCACCCGGCACCGGCAAGACACTCATCGCCAAGGCGCTTGCGTCAGAGTCGGAAGCCAACTTTTTCATAATAAACGGCCCGGAGATCATGAACAAGTACTATGGCGAGACAGAGGCGCGCCTGCGTGACATCTTCAAAGAGGCCAAGGAATCATCGCCTTCAATCATATTCATCGACGAGATCGACGCAATCGCGCCAAAGAGGGAGGAGGCGTTTGGCGACGTGGAAAAGCGCGTCGTCGCGCAGCTGCTTGCACTCATGGATGGCATGCAAGAGCGCGGCCAGGTCATAGTCCTTGGCGCCACGAACCGCCCGGAGAGCCTCGACCCTGCGCTGAGGCGCCCCGGACGATTCGACAGGGAGATAGAGATCGGCGTGCCAAACGCCGAAGGGCGCCTTGAAATACTGCAGATACACACCCGGGGAATGCCTCTTGACGACGACATCGACCTGCAAGAGCTTGCGTCGGAACTTCACGGCTATACGGGCGCCGACATCAAGGCGCTCTGCAGAGAAGCCGCCATGAAGGCTCTCAGGCGCTACCTTCCAGAAATAGACCTTGAGGGCGACAAGATATCGCCGGAGGTGTTGGAGCAGATGGTGATAACGACAAAGGACTTTCGCGACGGCATCAAGGAGATCGTGCCGACTGCCATGAGGGAGTTTTACGTCGAGGTGGCAAGGGTCAAGTGGACAGAGGTGGGCGGCCTGTACGACGCCAAAAGGGTGCTGCATGACAACCTCATCACCTCGATAAAAGAGCCGGAGAGCTTTTCCAAGATGGGGATCAAGCCTCCAAAGGGCGCGCTGCTCTACGGCCCGTCGGGCACCGGCAAGACACTCATCGCCAAGGCGCTTGCGACAGAGAGCAACGCCAACATCATAATCGTCAGGGGGCCGGAAGTCCTTTCAAAGTGGGTGGGCGAGTCGGAAAAGGCAATACGCGAGATATTTAGAAAAGCCAAGACATCTTCGCCCTGCATCGTGGTGTTTGACGAGCTGGACTCGCTTGCAAGACCGCGCGGCCAGAGCGAGGACGGCGCCGGAAATGAGCGCGTGGTCAGCCAGATACTGACAGAGATGGACGACGCCGGCAACTCGGGCGTTATCATAGTCGGAATCACCAACAGGCCCGACCTCATCGACCCGTCGCTCCTTCGGCCCGGTAGATTGGATCTCATCGTCTACATCGGCCAGCCGGACGAAAAGGCCAGATTTGAGATACTAAAGATAATAACGCAGCCAATGCCTCTTGAAAATGACGTCGACCTGGCAAGCATCGCACAGACGACCCGGAATTTCAGCGGGGCGGACCTCTTTGCTCTATGCCGCGAGGCGGCGGTAAGTGCCATGCAGAGAAAATCGCCCACCATATCAAACGCTGACTTTGCGCAGGCCCTCAGGGCGGCAAGGCCGTCCATAACCAAGGAAGTCGAGGAATGGTACGAGTCGATGAAAAAGAGCCTCACCTATGCCATGCCCAAGCCGATCGACAAGAGCTTTTACGGGTGA
- a CDS encoding zinc finger domain-containing protein, whose protein sequence is MSKQLSLPVCTSCSRPIMPNDECVKFYCPNCGYVLIWRDESCREFARPYKCVGCGFEGP, encoded by the coding sequence ATGTCAAAGCAACTGTCGTTGCCGGTCTGCACTTCATGCAGCAGGCCAATAATGCCTAACGATGAATGCGTAAAATTCTACTGCCCGAACTGCGGTTATGTCCTTATATGGCGAGACGAGTCCTGCCGCGAGTTTGCAAGGCCCTACAAGTGTGTAGGCTGCGGTTTTGAGGGCCCATAG
- a CDS encoding elongation factor 1-beta, with product MARLVARIKVLPADADINIDSIVEGLKGSIPQGMELKGHAKEPIAFGLNAVVGDFMLDDAEGQMDKLEDAIRGVQGVGEIEVMNISRASVKMK from the coding sequence ATGGCGCGCCTAGTGGCAAGGATAAAGGTTCTTCCAGCTGATGCTGACATTAACATAGACAGCATCGTGGAGGGGCTCAAGGGCAGCATCCCGCAGGGGATGGAGCTCAAGGGCCATGCCAAGGAACCGATAGCATTTGGCCTGAACGCAGTCGTCGGCGACTTTATGCTGGATGACGCGGAGGGGCAGATGGACAAGCTTGAAGATGCCATCCGCGGCGTGCAGGGAGTCGGCGAGATCGAAGTGATGAACATCAGCCGCGCATCGGTCAAGATGAAGTAA
- the pth2 gene encoding peptidyl-tRNA hydrolase Pth2 — translation MVIRRDLGMGTGKIAAQVAHAAVMAAERTKQKKPDWFHSWFEGGQAKVVVKVQSFEELIDVKNHAESLKLPVVLVQDSGLTQIPPGTATCVGIGPAPADLVDKVTERLKLL, via the coding sequence ATGGTGATAAGGAGGGACCTAGGCATGGGCACGGGCAAGATAGCCGCGCAGGTGGCGCATGCCGCGGTGATGGCCGCCGAACGCACCAAACAGAAAAAGCCGGACTGGTTCCACTCCTGGTTCGAGGGAGGGCAGGCCAAGGTGGTTGTAAAGGTGCAGAGCTTTGAGGAGCTCATAGACGTCAAGAACCACGCAGAGAGCCTGAAACTGCCAGTCGTACTCGTGCAGGACAGCGGCCTCACTCAGATACCGCCAGGCACGGCAACGTGCGTAGGGATTGGCCCAGCGCCGGCGGATTTGGTTGACAAGGTCACCGAGCGACTAAAGTTGCTCTAG
- a CDS encoding geranylgeranyl reductase family protein: MSHFDVIVAGGSISGLVAAREAARAGITVAVLEEDAEIGTPEHCGGLVSMEGMKNLGIVPDASAVENSRIKRARILSPSNGFELSAEKQKVVVLDRRALDKQVALQAQRAGADIRVKCSVRSFSQEGKRFVVKTSEGDLTSDYFIDARGVASIIGRNRDGVLSSAQYEVFAPWIERDAIEVAFDSEKYPGFFAWMIPTGDGRGKVGVAGKGINAANTLKSYMDKKGPHSIVRKVYAPIWVMGPIDNFVSGRTVVVGDAAGQTKPTTAGGIYTCGMGGLLAGRAIAKAIAEKGDDDDDGLLGKYQKDWSSMFGEEFSKMLTARRLLERLDNKALDELFSAIPQDKLEEVSSTGDFDFHATALAKILDVKSASRMAKALLGNEIRRLVDG, translated from the coding sequence TTGTCTCATTTTGACGTAATCGTAGCCGGCGGGAGCATTTCTGGACTGGTGGCGGCAAGGGAGGCGGCAAGAGCCGGCATCACCGTTGCAGTCCTTGAGGAAGACGCCGAGATAGGCACGCCGGAGCACTGCGGCGGGCTTGTAAGCATGGAGGGCATGAAGAACCTCGGAATTGTGCCTGACGCAAGCGCAGTTGAAAACAGCAGGATAAAGCGCGCTAGGATACTTTCACCTTCAAACGGCTTTGAGCTGTCTGCCGAGAAGCAAAAGGTGGTGGTGCTTGACAGGCGCGCCCTTGACAAGCAGGTGGCGCTCCAGGCGCAGAGGGCCGGCGCGGACATCAGGGTGAAATGCTCGGTGCGCTCTTTTTCGCAGGAAGGCAAGCGATTTGTGGTAAAAACGTCAGAGGGCGACTTGACGTCAGACTATTTCATCGACGCAAGGGGCGTCGCCTCGATAATAGGCAGAAACCGCGACGGCGTACTCTCGTCGGCGCAGTACGAGGTGTTTGCGCCCTGGATAGAGCGCGACGCAATCGAAGTCGCGTTTGACAGCGAGAAATACCCCGGCTTTTTTGCGTGGATGATACCTACAGGCGACGGCAGGGGCAAGGTGGGAGTCGCCGGCAAGGGCATAAACGCTGCAAATACGCTAAAATCGTACATGGATAAAAAGGGTCCGCACTCTATCGTGCGCAAGGTGTACGCGCCGATATGGGTCATGGGCCCGATTGACAACTTTGTATCCGGCCGCACGGTTGTCGTGGGAGACGCGGCAGGCCAGACCAAGCCCACCACCGCCGGCGGGATATATACCTGCGGCATGGGCGGGCTCTTGGCAGGCCGGGCCATTGCAAAAGCAATTGCTGAAAAAGGAGACGACGACGATGATGGCCTGCTGGGCAAGTACCAAAAGGACTGGTCTTCAATGTTTGGCGAGGAATTTTCCAAGATGCTCACTGCCCGACGCCTGCTGGAGAGGCTTGACAACAAGGCCCTTGACGAGCTGTTTTCTGCAATACCACAGGACAAGCTGGAAGAGGTGTCGTCGACGGGCGACTTTGACTTTCACGCGACGGCGCTTGCCAAGATACTGGACGTAAAAAGCGCAAGCAGGATGGCAAAAGCGCTACTTGGCAACGAAATCCGCCGGCTGGTCGACGGCTAG